In Chitinibacter sp. FCG-7, the genomic stretch CGATCAATCATATAGCTGGTATCCACCAGCTGGCCATCCACTTTACCTGCCAATGCGGCACGGGCAAGACCCGCCCCGATACTTGCCGCGACTTCAGCAATTGTCACTGCGGATTCAAACTGGCGCTGCGAACCATCTGGAAGAGTTACAACTGGCATTTTTTTCGCCCTTACAAGTATCAGCTTGCGCCGAAATCAATATTTAAACGAGATAAAAAAAAAGTGCGGCTTACGCCGCACTTTTTCAGAAACAAGACCTGTGAACGGCTTAACCTAAATTGAAAAAGGTTGTGGTGCGCGTTGTGGTCATTCTTGTTCCTCTGTGTTGGTAGGCACGATTGGACTCGAACCAACGACCCCCACCATGTCAAGGTGGTGCTCTAACCAGCTGAGCTACGTGCCTAAAGAAGCGCAATCATAAACGGGCTAGAACGCTTTGGCAAGAACTAAGCCAGCGACCAAGACCGAATACAGCAAAGCTTATAATCCAGGCTTGCGCCAAAAAAAACGCCAAACAAACCCGGGCCAAGCCAATACCAGAAATAGCGATAGCGTACTGGCATAAAATTGCCAATTCTGCGCATGAACCGGACTGACCTGCCCTTCAATCAGCCTTGCAATAAAGCCGACCAGAACAAAGAAAAAACCTAATTCCAGCACGCGCCAGAAAAAAAGTTTTTTCTCTGATTTAGGCTGAAAAACAAACAGAATTTTTTCCGTCAGGAAAGGCAAATTGGCGGCCAAAGCCGCCAAGGTGCCAATTAATAGCAAATTTTGCATTTAATCGATATCAATCTTAGTGAACACCAGGAATGATCGAGCGCTGCACTGCATCAATCAGCACGGTCATCAATGTGTTTGGCATCAGACCGAGAACCAACAGAAGCAGACAGTTGATTGACAATACCACTTTGGCATCAAAGCCAGCGATTAATGGCTCAGAGCTTTCCGGATTGTCAAAGTACATCACTTTCACAACGCGCAGATAGTAGAAAGCACCGATCAGCGAGAATGCGACCGCCACAACAGCCAGCCACACCATTTGCATGTTAACGATCTCTTTCAAGACTGATAGTTTTGCAAAGAAGCCGAGGAATACCGGGATACCCGCCATTGAGAACATGGTAAACAGCATCATCAAGGCAAACCATGGGCTGCGTTGATTCAGGCCTTTCAAATCGGCGATCTGATCCGCTTCAAAGCCTTCCCGCGACAACAGCATGAGCACGCCAAAACCGGCAGCGCCCATCAGCAAATAGCTCATGACATAGAAGAAGGATGCTGCGTAGCCATTAGGCGTTGCCACCAGAATACCCAGCAATACAAAACCCATATGCGAAATGGTCGAGTAACCGAACATACGTTTGATATTGGTTTGTGCAATCGCGGTGATGTTACCCAGACCAATCGACAATACTGCCAAGATCATCAGCATGCCGCGCCAATCAGGCGCGAAACCTTCCAGCGCCTGCGCCAATACACGCAAGGTAAAGACAAACACGGCAATTTTTGGTGCAGTCGAAATCAGTTGCGTCATCGGTGTAGGCGCACCCTGATACACATCAGGCACCCACATATGGAATGGCACAGCACCAAATT encodes the following:
- a CDS encoding DUF2818 family protein, which codes for MQNLLLIGTLAALAANLPFLTEKILFVFQPKSEKKLFFWRVLELGFFFVLVGFIARLIEGQVSPVHAQNWQFYASTLSLFLVLAWPGFVWRFFWRKPGL
- the nuoN gene encoding NADH-quinone oxidoreductase subunit NuoN; this encodes MTWTSLNPWVATPEIFLLCAVCAILLIDLFISDAKRGITYVLTLLTLGVTAALVVAGHEPQARLGFSNSFLADALSDYAKLGMILGVALVLVYGRSYAKARGLYRGEFFTLALFSLLGMMVMASAVNFLTLYVGLELMSLSIYAMVALNRDSFASTEAAMKYFVLGALASGMLLYGMSMLYGATGTLDVFAIAKAIQQGSANNLLVVFGLVFVVTGLGFKFGAVPFHMWVPDVYQGAPTPMTQLISTAPKIAVFVFTLRVLAQALEGFAPDWRGMLMILAVLSIGLGNITAIAQTNIKRMFGYSTISHMGFVLLGILVATPNGYAASFFYVMSYLLMGAAGFGVLMLLSREGFEADQIADLKGLNQRSPWFALMMLFTMFSMAGIPVFLGFFAKLSVLKEIVNMQMVWLAVVAVAFSLIGAFYYLRVVKVMYFDNPESSEPLIAGFDAKVVLSINCLLLLVLGLMPNTLMTVLIDAVQRSIIPGVH